The genomic window TCACATTGACCCGACCACTTGCGAACGCGACTACAGCGACCAAGAAGTCGAGTTCATGAAGGCGATGGACGACTACAAGCGTGACTCGGGGCGGATGTTCCCAACGTGCAGCGAAGTCTTGGAAGTGTTGCGTTCGTTGAACTACGTCAAGCTGTCGGACGATCAGTTCGAAGAGTTGGGCCTGAACGACGAAATCGAAGGCGAAGAGAGCTGGAGCGAAGAAGAGTCCGATGAATTGGCCGAAGTCTGATTCGACCATCGAGCCAACGTCGATCCGGTTCCACCGGACTCGCCTCCTACGGCATCCAAATTTCGCCGCGACCGTCGATGTGACGGTCGCCCCGGCAGACACGGAGTGATCGCAAGGATTCAGGCGTCAGCCAACTGGCACCACTGCTCCGACCGAGCAACCCAACAAACGCCGACCGAAGTGGAATCGGTGTTGAAAAACGATTTGCATCGAGTGTTGGTTGCTGGCCAAAGATCAACGTTCCACGACGCATTCCATAGGCAATGTTGGAGCCACATTTTCCAGCCACGCCAATCGTGCCAGCCACCTGCCACGTGGCCAGACGTTGCCCCGCATCGCCATCGATCCAAATCTCACCGCGACGCATCCGCTGGCCCGCGTCATCGCCGGCGGAACCTCGCACGATCAGTTGGCCACCGTTCATGCCAACATTGCGGGCGCCTCGCGGCGAACCGAGGTGATGACCCGCGTTGCCATGCACCACGATGCGGCCGCCCAGCATGCAGCTTCCCGCATGATCGCCCACGTCGGACTGGCAAATGATCTCGCCCAGTTTGTGTTGGAAACCCATTCCTGAAACGTGTCGCAAACACCCATCGATGACCAATCGTGGCATCGAGACATCGGATTGCAGGGAGACCTCAAACAGCTCACCGATCGCAATCGGACCGGATCGAGACGGCAACTCGAACCGTTCGATCTCACTGGCCGAGAGTTGAACCCATTCATCCAGCCGAATTCGCGACGCATCCAGTGGCGCACGCAACGCGGATCGCAGTCGCAATGTGATTTGGCTCATTGTCCGGCCTCCGAATCAGAGGACGGCGATTGGTCGCGAAACAATTCGTGCAGTTTGAAATGGTGTCGGCCCAGTTTGCCGCCGTAGTTGCCCGCCGACACGCTCATCAATCCTTCGGCAGCACCGGCTTGGCAAGCGGCAGCGATGCCGACTCGCATGGATTCTGCGATCTCATCAAACGACAGTCCATCAATCACGACTTCGATCGCCGCATTGGCTTCGGGGGGGAGTGCCGACGGTGTGATTTCTCGAAGTGCGGGGCAGAACGCGTCGTTGGTGGATGCAAACAACGCGGCGTATTTCGATCCGACTTTGGAACCGCTGCGAGTCGTTCCGCCGGGAAAGGGTGTGATGATGCCGGGCAACTCTCGCATCGCATCGATCGCAGCACGACTGGCGATCGTCACAGACTGCATGCTTCGTCCGACCAGGATGAAGTTGCCGCCGCCGATGGCATCCACCCGGCCAACGTCGTGCTGGCAAACAAATTCTCCGTCCATCACGGGAATCCGCCAGTACCGCACCGGACGCGATTTGCCATCCGCATCCAAGTGCTGAATCTGCTTGCTGATTTGGTTCCCGTCGCCAAAGTATCGCAGTGACTTCCCGATCGGGACTCGTTTGGGATGCACCTCACGGCCGCCTGGGATGCCACCGTACAAAGCGGTTGTGGGGCAAGTCAAAACGCACTGGCCCGCTCGTCGGGGAATTTGCTTTTCGAGATCTTTGCCCGACATGCCGAACGCCAAAATCGCGACGCCGGGGCGTCCATCTGGAGTCTGCTCGGGTGCCAGCGTTTGTTCCACCGCGATCTCAAGACCGCAGGCAATGACGCTGGTTCCAAACCCGCACATCGCCGTCGCGGATTCCTCGCACCAACGTCGATCATCCGCCGTCACGATCAACCGGGTGGCCTTCATGTCAAAGGCTTCGGCAAAGGTGTCTTCGACCGCAACACCGGCAATCGAGAATCGGTTCGATGTTTGGGCGGAGTCAGCCATTTGTGTTCTCCGATCCATTGGTTTCGATCAAACGCGTGCCGATCACGTCGTCCATCTCACCTTGGGAAATCTGCAATCGGTCCAACGCGTAGGTGCCTGTGCGAGCATGCAATTCGCGGAATTTGGGGACGTAGGTTGGGTCGACTTCGACCGACGCGGCCAACGTGTTGTCTCGTGGGATGGAATCTCCAGCGTCCATGTTTTGACCCCGTGAACGAATCCGAACGCCCTGTTTAAAGACATCCCGCGGGGTGCGGAACATGGTTTCGACGTTCGTGTCCTGTTCGTACACAACCACATCGGCAATGCATCCCGGCTGCAATCGACCTCGATCGGAAAGCCCTAGGATCGAGGCCGGTGCGGACCGTGTCATCACCGCGATGTCGTCGAGTGTGTATTCTCGATCGATGCCCGCCAGTGAGCTGGCCGCCGCGGCGTCGGAGTGAATTTCAGTGAGCGCCGTTTCTCGTAGCGAACGATCGGTGAGCAAGGCGATCAGGTGCGGGTAAGCCGTGAACGGACCGCCGTTGGGATGGTCGGTGGTCAAGAAAACTCGCGAGGGGTCATCGACCATCAGGAACAATTCCAACCCGATCGCCCATTGCAAGCTGTGGACAAACTCACGGCGTGCGTATTTGAATGGCACCACGCCGCAACCGGCTTCGCATTCGATGTCCAGCAACACTGACTTGCGAGGTTTCGCGAGTTTGCGGTGATCGAATTGATGCATGGCATCGGCACTGATCGTGACCGTTTGGCCAAATTGAATCTGTCCGACGTCCAGCGTCACGTTCGGGTTGGCTTTCAGGGCATCGGCCAACTTCGCTGCTGAAGAAGAAAATTTGTACGGTCCTTCGACGCCGTAGCTGTGGAATTGAGCGTGGGTCAAATGAATCGGATAACCATCGGCGGCTCGGATGGTTGCCAACGTGGATTCAATGTTGCCAGGCACGCCCAAGTTGCTGCAGTGGATGTGCAGGGGGTGCCGCAGACCGATCTCGGACACGGCTCGGCAAAGCACGCGAATGATTTGGCCGGGCGTGATACCGTACTGGGGATGCCGCGTGTCGACATCCATCTCGCGTTCGTTGAACTTGAACGCGTTGATGCCACCTGGATTGACGACCTTCACCGCGATGCAGCGAGTCGCCTGGACCATCCAAGCCACATACGCATTGATGACCTCTTGAGGTTCCTCATCGGCGATCAATCGCAACAGCACGTCGTCGTTGCCGAGCAAGCAATACCCACCGGTGTCGAGTCCCCGGACGTCGGCCATTTCCGCGTGAGCCGATCGGGCGTTGCAGGGGATCACGGCGGGCTCAAAGCACGTCGTGTAGCCCATGTCCAGGTAACGCGAGGC from Rhodopirellula islandica includes these protein-coding regions:
- a CDS encoding formylmethanofuran dehydrogenase subunit C; the protein is MSQITLRLRSALRAPLDASRIRLDEWVQLSASEIERFELPSRSGPIAIGELFEVSLQSDVSMPRLVIDGCLRHVSGMGFQHKLGEIICQSDVGDHAGSCMLGGRIVVHGNAGHHLGSPRGARNVGMNGGQLIVRGSAGDDAGQRMRRGEIWIDGDAGQRLATWQVAGTIGVAGKCGSNIAYGMRRGTLIFGQQPTLDANRFSTPIPLRSAFVGLLGRSSGASWLTPESLRSLRVCRGDRHIDGRGEIWMP
- the fhcD gene encoding formylmethanofuran--tetrahydromethanopterin N-formyltransferase; translation: MADSAQTSNRFSIAGVAVEDTFAEAFDMKATRLIVTADDRRWCEESATAMCGFGTSVIACGLEIAVEQTLAPEQTPDGRPGVAILAFGMSGKDLEKQIPRRAGQCVLTCPTTALYGGIPGGREVHPKRVPIGKSLRYFGDGNQISKQIQHLDADGKSRPVRYWRIPVMDGEFVCQHDVGRVDAIGGGNFILVGRSMQSVTIASRAAIDAMRELPGIITPFPGGTTRSGSKVGSKYAALFASTNDAFCPALREITPSALPPEANAAIEVVIDGLSFDEIAESMRVGIAAACQAGAAEGLMSVSAGNYGGKLGRHHFKLHELFRDQSPSSDSEAGQ
- a CDS encoding formylmethanofuran dehydrogenase subunit A, whose amino-acid sequence is MLTCLQGSRLIDPSAPGAKPGGEIADLWWRDGRLVAAPEPGTVADQIIDGSGCITMAGGIDLHTHIGGGKVTLARMLLGDQMPPWREATGLAGEDAASCEFLPSASVTASRYLDMGYTTCFEPAVIPCNARSAHAEMADVRGLDTGGYCLLGNDDVLLRLIADEEPQEVINAYVAWMVQATRCIAVKVVNPGGINAFKFNEREMDVDTRHPQYGITPGQIIRVLCRAVSEIGLRHPLHIHCSNLGVPGNIESTLATIRAADGYPIHLTHAQFHSYGVEGPYKFSSSAAKLADALKANPNVTLDVGQIQFGQTVTISADAMHQFDHRKLAKPRKSVLLDIECEAGCGVVPFKYARREFVHSLQWAIGLELFLMVDDPSRVFLTTDHPNGGPFTAYPHLIALLTDRSLRETALTEIHSDAAAASSLAGIDREYTLDDIAVMTRSAPASILGLSDRGRLQPGCIADVVVYEQDTNVETMFRTPRDVFKQGVRIRSRGQNMDAGDSIPRDNTLAASVEVDPTYVPKFRELHARTGTYALDRLQISQGEMDDVIGTRLIETNGSENTNG